A DNA window from Engraulis encrasicolus isolate BLACKSEA-1 chromosome 3, IST_EnEncr_1.0, whole genome shotgun sequence contains the following coding sequences:
- the LOC134443981 gene encoding nodal homolog, whose translation MALKCVVYIGVILTIAKPSNGGFSPANGSSVDWHPNGSKLALGGIAHHQPGFPLYMMQLYRSYRAADHHPADTTDEAKPLRQADSVVSLTAKGLYQVGDHWSVTFDLTSLLPSDKVSLAELRIRVPDFCGSRRILLDVFHTHGGERLLLGRLRPVVAQRGPPSWQVFNISTLLRYWLQQDHAPHGLESPADLGSGWSLEGSGSGGGDAGDEEVMDHGNTTTTTTTTTQQPSRSGLLFHNRPRVSHATAGRVLMVVFSEQQIRQSGGPSLLQTAQHSKHVAPQLSPSAPSDLDQEGGPQARRHKRNRVDPEPDPYPEPDQEPQPQPQLSPEPTPETQTHTPDATAEAPVSSPLCRRVDMWVDFDQIGWDQWIVHPKRYNAYRCEGECPSPLDESFKPTNHAYMQSLLRLYNPERVACPSCVPVRLGPLSMLYYEDDGVVLRHHEDMVVEECGCH comes from the exons ATGGCTTTGAAGTGTGTAGTTTACATAGGCGTTATCTTGACCATTGCCAAACCAAGCAACGGTGGATTTTCTCCGGCCAATGGCTCATCCGTAGACTGGCATCCCAATGGGTCCAAATTGGCTTTGGGTGGAATCGCACACCACCAGCCAGGCTTTCCACTATATATGATGCAACTTTACCGGTCATACCGGGCGGCTGACCACCACCCTGCAGACACAACCGACGAGGCCAAACCGCTGCGTCAGGCGGATTCAGTTGTCAGTCTCACAGCAAAAG GACTTTATCAGGTTGGTGACCACTGGAGCGTGACGTTTGACCTCACATCCTTGCTGCCGAGCGACAAGGTGTCTCTAGCGGAACTCAGGATCAGAGTTCCAGATTTCTGTGGCTCCAGACGCATTCTGTTGGATGTGTTCCACACGCACGGAGGCGAACGCCTGCTGCTGGGCCGTCTGCGTCCAGTAGTAGCCCAGCGTGGACCCCCCTCGTGGCAGGTCTTCAACATCAGCACGCTGCTCAGATACTGGCTCCAACAGGACCATGCTCCACACGGCCTGGAATCACCAGCAGACCTCGGGAGCGGCTGGTCACTGGAGggaagtggtagtggtggtggtgatgcgggTGATGAGGAGGTGATGGACCatggcaacaccaccaccaccaccaccaccaccacccagcagcCCAGCCGCTCTGGACTCCTCTTCCACAACAGGCCCAGGGTCAGCCACGCCACGGCCGGACGCGTCCTGATGGTGGTCTTCTCCGAGCAGCAGATAAGGCAGTCGGGTGGTCCCAGCTTGTTGCAGACGGCGCAGCACTCCAAGCACGTCGCTCCACAGCTGAGCCCATCAGCGCCGAGCGACCTGGACCAGGAGGGCGGCCCGCAGGCTCGCAGGCACAAGAGGAACCGGGTCGATCCGGAGCCGGATCCGTATCCGGAACCAGATCAAGAGCCCCAGCCACAGCCGCAGCTTTCACCAGAACCGACACCCGAGACCCAAACGCACACACCAGACGCCACAGCAGAGGCTCCGGTATCCAGCCCGCTCTGCCGCCGTGTGGACATGTGGGTGGACTTTGACCAGATTGGCTGGGACCAGTGGATCGTCCACCCGAAGCGCTACAATGCCTACCGCTGCGAGGGGGAGTGCCCCTCACCCCTGGACGAGAGCTTCAAGCCCACTAACCACGCCTACATGCAG AGTTTGTTGCGTCTGTACAACCCGGAGCGGGTGGCGTGTCCGTCCTGCGTGCCCGTGCGTCTGGGTCCCCTCTCCATGCTGTACTACGAGGACGACGGGGTCGTGCTGCGCCATCACGAggacatggtggtggaggagtgtgGCTGCCATTGa
- the LOC134443988 gene encoding major histocompatibility complex class I-related gene protein-like, translated as MKRSTIFFINLLLLQGIRCAGSHSIWILATLTIGHTPFPEFIAVVMLDDIQLFYYDSDVRKLIYKHHRSEHEQAEQEDAKLIFGDQYRSMKDRASFSKHLLNHTQGVHVQQRMVGCELLDHHTPGPLRSWDAFNTVNHEELHFSMEHSSLHSKGLWPTMWSHIERDTVEWLFANVYTPACIRFLKKYLNIMKNDVMKKVKPRVRLLQKRLPDTGGVRVTCLATGFYPRHINLTLLRDGQPVPDHQITGGELLPNGDETYQMRKSLEVSREELQQHHYTCTAQHLSLDNKLDIHLDIDPGGQHVPTVPLVLSLGVALLLLCVTGAIIAYRKCSTRHTGIGQQQTQQVQLLTLPT; from the exons ATGAAAAGATCCACAATCTTCTTCATTAATCTTCTGCTGTTACAAGGGATACGATGTGCAG GCTCTCACTCTATATGGATCCTGGCCACGCTTACCATCGGACACACTCCGTTCCCAGAATTCATTGCAGTGGTGATGCTGGACGACATCCAACTGTTCTACTATGACTCAGATGTCCGAAAACTGATATACAAACACCACAGGTCAGAACATGAGCAGGCTGAACAAGAAGACGCCAAACTCATATTTGGAGACCAGTACAGAAGCATGAAAGACAGAGCGTCGTTCTCAAAGCATCTGCTCAACCACACACAAG GGGTGCATGTTCAGCAGAGAATGGTGGGCTGTGAGCTACTTGACCATCACACCCCTGGCCCATTAAGATCCTGGGACGCTTTTAACACTGTAAATCATGAGGAGCTGCACTTCAGCATGGAGCATAGCAGTCTCCATTCCAAAGGCCTATGGCCTACCATGTGGAGCCACATTGAGAGAGACACTGTGGAATGGTTGTTTGCAAATGTGTATACTCCTGCCTGCATTCGATTCCTCAAGAAATACCTCAACATCATGAAGAATGACGTGATGAAAAAag TGAAGCCCAGAGTTAGACTCCTCCAGAAGAGACTCCCAGACACTGGAGGGGTCAGAGTGACCTGCCTGGCCACTGGCTTCTACCCCCGTCACATCAACCTGACCCTGCTCAGAGACGGCCAGCCTGTGCCTGACCACCAGATCACTGGGGGGGAGCTGTTACCTAACGGAGATGAGACGTACCAGATGAGGAAGAGCCTGGAGGTCAGCAGAGAGGAGCTACAGCAGCATCACTACACATGTACAGCTCAACACCTCAgtctggacaacaaactggacatACACCTGG ATATTGATCCAGGTGGACAACATGTGCCAACAGTGCCCCTTGTGCTTTCACTTGGAGTTGCACTCCTTTTGCTATGTGTGACTGGAGCAATAATAGCATACAGGAAGTGCAGCACGAGGCACACAG GAATAGGCCAGCAACAAACACAGCAGGTGCAATTGCTCACACTACCAACATAA